The Syngnathus scovelli strain Florida chromosome 18, RoL_Ssco_1.2, whole genome shotgun sequence genome contains a region encoding:
- the sec22c gene encoding vesicle-trafficking protein SEC22c, with protein MSLILFAFVVRVRDGLPLSASTDFEHNRELQERKQQLKTISKALALLPERAAVKGQELNIYMVSSEGVSYMSVCHCSIPIAMAFCFLEDLRWEFTTCYNHSVVSLADRPYPFLEFDCTIQKLKQQYNYKGGPALQVTLAEVQEDLRLHPPEVLNLEDVELTNGSANGHVEQSATSGQGVKLEPVTAPGILSLVLNIMCASLNIIRGVHLIEYTFQDDYDSVWNVVAFLVAFLCCLLQCHLYVFHSRLKAAKSLSLLSAIVLCNVVLRELRNTWQIAFHIAVASLSTVLILRRKVQDRSHDCGV; from the exons ATGTCTCTGATCCTGTTTGCCTTCGTGGTGCGGGTGAGGGATGGACTCCCTCTATCCGCCTCCACCGACTTTGAGCACAACCGAGAGCTGCAGGAGAGGAAGCAGCAGCTCAAGACCATCAGCAAGGCATTAGCACTTCTTCCAGAAAGAGCCGCAGTCAAGGGCCAAGAGCTCAATATATA CATGGTGTCTTCAGAAGGTGTATCCTACATGAGCGTGTGCCACTGCAGCATTCCCATCGCGATGGCCTTCTGCTTCCTGGAAGACCTGCGCTGGGAATTCACAACCTGCTACAATCATAGTGTTGTGTCGCTGGCAGACAGACCATATCCATTTTTGGAATTTG ACTGCACAATTCAGAAACTGAAGCAACAGTACAACTACAAGGGCGGCCCGGCCCTGCAGGTGACTTTAGCAGAAGTCCAGGAAGACCTGAGGCTCCACCCACCAGAGGTTCTCAACCTGGAAGACGTTGAGCTTACCAATGGCTCTGCCAATGGCCATGTGGAGCAATCAGCCACTTCTG GCCAGGGTGTCAAACTGGAACCAGTGACGGCTCCTGGAATCCTTTCGCTGGTCCTCAACATCATGTGTGCGTCATTGAACATCATCCGAGGCGTGCACCTTATAGAATACACATTCCAG GATGACTACGACAGCGTGTGGAACGTCGTAGCATTCCTCGTGGCATTCCTCTGCTGCTTGCTTCAG TGCCACCTGTACGTTTTCCACTCTCGCCTAAAAGCAGCAAAGTCCCTCAGCCTACTGAGTGCCATCGTTCTATGCAACGTCGTCTTGCGCGAGCTAAGGAACACCTGGCAGATCGCTTTCCACATTGCCGTGGCCTCGCTATCCACCGTCCTCATCCTCCGACGTAAAGTCCAAGACAGGAGCCATGACTGCGGGGTGTGA
- the mos gene encoding proto-oncogene serine/threonine-protein kinase mos, whose product MPSPVPPTRVLPKDIFPSVDIGTCSSPLAKASLGSTLQVPVQRLQGKVTSRLWSSIIYWKELHCVQAIGSGGFGSVYKAKYLGATVALKKVKKCSKNKLASRQSFWAELNAAHLRHPNIVRVIAATTCIPTDFGDESSIGTIVMEYVGSRNLQQVIYGFVEETLEPDKWLLYSLDITRGLEFLHSHLIVHLDIKPANVLVSREGVCKIADFGCSVQMDTKRKASDAVPLIHTGGTYTHTAPELLKGEGISAKSDIFSFGITMWQLMTREQPYTGDRQHVLYAVVAHNLRPKVEEQAVFQLEHGRLCKTLLSRCWAAEPLRRFSAQELITQLENVHAKL is encoded by the coding sequence ATGCCTTCTCCAGTCCCCCCCACTCGTGTGCTCCCCAAAGACATTTTCCCCTCTGTGGACATTGGAACTTGTAGCAGCCCTTTAGCCAAAGCTTCCCTCGGCTCCACTTTACAGGTCCCAGTCCAGCGACTCCAAGGCAAAGTCACCAGCCGCCTGTGGTCCTCTATCATCTACTGGAAGGAGCTGCACTGTGTCCAGGCTATCGGTTCCGGGGGCTTCGGCTCTGTCTACAAGGCAAAATACCTCGGGGCGACCGTAGCTTTAAAAAAAGTTAAGAAATGCTCTAAAAACAAACTGGCTTCTCGCCAAAGTTTTTGGGCGGAACTGAACGCCGCGCACCTCCGTCATCCTAACATCGTGCGGGTCATCGCGGCCACAACCTGCATACCGACCGACTTCGGAGACGAAAGCAGCATCGGAACGATCGTAATGGAATATGTCGGAAGCAGGAATCTCCAGCAGGTTATTTACGGCTTTGTGGAGGAGACTTTGGAGCCGGACAAGTGGCTCCTTTACTCTTTGGATATCACGCGTGGTTTAGAGTTCCTTCACTCTCATCTGATCGTTCACCTGGACATAAAACCGGCCAATGTGTTGGTGTCTCGTGAGGGCGTGTGCAAGATCGCAGACTTTGGTTGCTCAGTTCAAATGGATACTAAACGTAAAGCTTCAGATGCCGTTCCATTGATTCACACTGGTGGCACGTACACGCATACAGCACCGGAATTGCTCAAGGGTGAAGGCATCTCTGCAAAATCAGATATATTCTCCTTTGGCATCACTATGTGGCAGCTGATGACACGAGAGCAGCCCTACACGGGAGACAGACAGCATGTCCTTTACGCAGTGGTTGCTCACAACCTTCGACCAAAGGTTGAGGAGCAAGCTGTGTTCCAGTTGGAGCATGGGAGGCTCTGCAAGACTTTGCTAAGCAGATGTTGGGCTGCAGAACCCCTGAGAAGATTCAGCGCCCAAGAGCTGATAACACAACTGGAAAATGTCCATGCAAAATTGTGA
- the plag1 gene encoding zinc finger protein PLAG1 isoform X2: MATGTQGHLDQGVEQAKLAPPMGRRKRAEGKQKRNFPCQDCQKAFNSLEKLKVHSYSHTGERPYCCSQPGCTKAFVSKYKLLRHMATHSPEKTHKCSYCEKMFHRKDHLKNHLHIHDPFKEAFACQECGKSYNTKLGFKRHVALHAANNGDLTCQVCLQPFPSTGVLLEHLKSHAGKSSGGTKEKKHHCEHCERQFYTRKDVRRHMVVHTGRKDFLCQYCAQRFGRKDHLTRHVKKSHPQELLRVKTEPADLLEPVVYDLVPGGIKGELPDTLTTMPHQHNFYTGPILDSEPLPNPAHLRSLKYPLGSNITSYAVSSQEREQNLKGELESYLLELQSGFPSSSSAAQDPQLPICKLETGDHVDMLEESTFQFFTATRTPLQSYRGRRGAAYTERRERTSPPAPRAFPSPRGCTESTSEPSFFYLQLERTHNVAPLSSGFSVIPEGLCLTHTRYTHDHVLID; the protein is encoded by the exons ATGGCCACAGGAACCCAGGGCCACCTTGACCAAGGTGTGGAGCAAGCAAAGCTTGCACCACCCATGGGGAGGCGCAAAAGAGCAGAGGGAAAGCAAAAAAGGAATTTCCCTTGCCAAGACTGCCAGAAAGCTTTCAACAGTTTGGAGAAGTTGAAGGTGCACTCTTATTCTCACACCGGTGAGAGACCCTACTGCTGCTCCCAGCCTGGATGCACCAAGGCTTTTGTCTCTAAATACAAGTTGCTGAG GCATATGGCAACTCACTCACCAGAAAAGACCCACAAGTGTTCATACTGTGAAAAAATGTTTCACCGCAAGGACCACCTAAAGAATCATCTACACATCCATGACCCATTTAAGGAGGCGTTTGCATGTCAGGAGTGCGGTAAGAGCTACAACACCAAGTTGGGCTTCAAGCGCCATGTTGCCCTTCACGCTGCCAATAACGGAGATCTCACCTGCCAAGTGTGCCTGCAGCCGTTCCCTAGTACCGGAGTGCTTCTGGAACATCTCAAAAGTCATGCTGGCAAGTCTTCTGGTGGGACCAAAGAGAAAAAGCATCACTGCGAGCATTGCGAGCGGCAGTTTTACACCCGTAAAGATGTCCGGCGTCACATGGTGGTCCACACGGGACGTAAGGATTTCCTTTGTCAATACTGTGCCCAGCGCTTTGGTAGGAAGGACCACCTGACACGGCACGTAAAGAAGAGTCACCCTCAGGAGCTGCTGAGGGTGAAAACTGAGCCCGCGGATTTGCTGGAGCCTGTTGTCTATGACTTGGTGCCAGGGGGAATTAAGGGAGAACTCCCAGACACGCTGACAACAATGCCGCATCAGCACAACTTCTACACCGGCCCCATCCTGGACTCGGAGCCTCTCCCCAACCCCGCACACCTGCGCTCTTTAAAATACCCATTGGGCTCCAACATTACCTCATACGCTGTCTCCTCACAGGAACGGGAGCAGAATCTAAAGGGAGAACTGGAGAGCTATCTATTGGAGCTACAGAGCGGCTTTCCCTCCTCGTCGTCTGCGGCGCAAGATCCGCAACTCCCCATCTGCAAACTTGAGACGGGAGATCATGTGGATATGCTGGAAGAATCAA CTTttcaattttttaccgctacacGGACCCCTCTACAATCATACAGGGGGCGGCGAGGGGCAGCATACACTGAACGAAGAGAACGTACATCTCCACCTGCCCCCCGAGCCTTCCCAAGTCCCAGAGGCTGCACAGAGTCCACTTCAGAGCCAAGCTTCTTTTATTTGCAACTTGAGCGCACCCACAACGTTGCCCCGCTTTCATCAGGCTTTTCAGTGATCCCGGAAGGTTTGTGCTTGACACACACACGTTACACACATGATCACGTATTGATCGACTAA
- the plag1 gene encoding zinc finger protein PLAG1 isoform X1 yields the protein MATGTQGHLDQGVEQAKLAPPMGRRKRAEGKQKRNFPCQDCQKAFNSLEKLKVHSYSHTGERPYCCSQPGCTKAFVSKYKLLRHMATHSPEKTHKCSYCEKMFHRKDHLKNHLHIHDPFKEAFACQECGKSYNTKLGFKRHVALHAANNGDLTCQVCLQPFPSTGVLLEHLKSHAGKSSGGTKEKKHHCEHCERQFYTRKDVRRHMVVHTGRKDFLCQYCAQRFGRKDHLTRHVKKSHPQELLRVKTEPADLLEPVVYDLVPGGIKGELPDTLTTMPHQHNFYTGPILDSEPLPNPAHLRSLKYPLGSNITSYAVSSQEREQNLKGELESYLLELQSGFPSSSSAAQDPQLPICKLETGDHVDMLEESSEERSLSKIATSVATAALASDSLASSSSSLMDFSQLFNFLPLHGPLYNHTGGGEGQHTLNEENVHLHLPPEPSQVPEAAQSPLQSQASFICNLSAPTTLPRFHQAFQ from the exons ATGGCCACAGGAACCCAGGGCCACCTTGACCAAGGTGTGGAGCAAGCAAAGCTTGCACCACCCATGGGGAGGCGCAAAAGAGCAGAGGGAAAGCAAAAAAGGAATTTCCCTTGCCAAGACTGCCAGAAAGCTTTCAACAGTTTGGAGAAGTTGAAGGTGCACTCTTATTCTCACACCGGTGAGAGACCCTACTGCTGCTCCCAGCCTGGATGCACCAAGGCTTTTGTCTCTAAATACAAGTTGCTGAG GCATATGGCAACTCACTCACCAGAAAAGACCCACAAGTGTTCATACTGTGAAAAAATGTTTCACCGCAAGGACCACCTAAAGAATCATCTACACATCCATGACCCATTTAAGGAGGCGTTTGCATGTCAGGAGTGCGGTAAGAGCTACAACACCAAGTTGGGCTTCAAGCGCCATGTTGCCCTTCACGCTGCCAATAACGGAGATCTCACCTGCCAAGTGTGCCTGCAGCCGTTCCCTAGTACCGGAGTGCTTCTGGAACATCTCAAAAGTCATGCTGGCAAGTCTTCTGGTGGGACCAAAGAGAAAAAGCATCACTGCGAGCATTGCGAGCGGCAGTTTTACACCCGTAAAGATGTCCGGCGTCACATGGTGGTCCACACGGGACGTAAGGATTTCCTTTGTCAATACTGTGCCCAGCGCTTTGGTAGGAAGGACCACCTGACACGGCACGTAAAGAAGAGTCACCCTCAGGAGCTGCTGAGGGTGAAAACTGAGCCCGCGGATTTGCTGGAGCCTGTTGTCTATGACTTGGTGCCAGGGGGAATTAAGGGAGAACTCCCAGACACGCTGACAACAATGCCGCATCAGCACAACTTCTACACCGGCCCCATCCTGGACTCGGAGCCTCTCCCCAACCCCGCACACCTGCGCTCTTTAAAATACCCATTGGGCTCCAACATTACCTCATACGCTGTCTCCTCACAGGAACGGGAGCAGAATCTAAAGGGAGAACTGGAGAGCTATCTATTGGAGCTACAGAGCGGCTTTCCCTCCTCGTCGTCTGCGGCGCAAGATCCGCAACTCCCCATCTGCAAACTTGAGACGGGAGATCATGTGGATATGCTGGAAGAATCAAGTGAGGAAAGATCCTTGTCCAAAATTGCCACATCGGTGGCAACAGCTGCTTTGGCAAGCGACTCACTCgcatcctcctcgtcctccctgATGGATTTCTCGCAGCTTttcaattttttaccgctacacGGACCCCTCTACAATCATACAGGGGGCGGCGAGGGGCAGCATACACTGAACGAAGAGAACGTACATCTCCACCTGCCCCCCGAGCCTTCCCAAGTCCCAGAGGCTGCACAGAGTCCACTTCAGAGCCAAGCTTCTTTTATTTGCAACTTGAGCGCACCCACAACGTTGCCCCGCTTTCATCAGGCTTTTCAGTGA
- the chchd7 gene encoding coiled-coil-helix-coiled-coil-helix domain-containing protein 7, with amino-acid sequence MAKNARKFRNEDINPCIDEGDASQKCMDTSNYNKDMCTVYFQRYKNCRKYWHNIMLHRRREGVKPDMPTATERQEILSGIGGKPY; translated from the exons ATGGCTAAAAATGCCAGAAAATTCAGGAATGAAGACATAAATCCTTGCATTGAC gaaGGCGATGCCTCGCAGAAGTGTATGGATACTTCTAACTATAATAAGGATATGTGCACAGTCTACTTCCAGAGATATAAGAACTGCAGGAAATATTGG CACAACATTATGTTGCACAGGAGGAGAGAAGGTGTAAAGCCTGACATGCCCACTGCCACAGAAAGGCAGGAGATTCTCTCTGGCATTGGAGGGAAGCCATATTGA
- the LOC125986255 gene encoding rho guanine nucleotide exchange factor 4 isoform X1: MGAVLSWFSTHFVILVLDTACTLIHRKPKESLEDPTRLSNGIEDCSLGEKAFKLSQKTIEGSYEYRSKSRETHPVLDSELEDSLGALVGLEDLKVQPPALSDTFCLVQNKTRRIKSLSLQHNQRKVFAMCVAKNHKVGREKSGNCIPLRFSTRDNQGYPTAENPKLPKDQHQSSTNQVSETIEHNCLHVQNTNKPATFNSKIKTRVTTGPNKAFGRLSLKDHCFSQSTPVGLDCLGWRKHISNYSSLPDGASHKSRSGEELGSEEDLLYEEFCSSAHCFGHPGGGGGEQLAVNELISDGNVVYAEALWDHVTMDDQELGFKAGDVIEVVDATNKEWWWGRIVDNEGWFPACFVRLRVNQDEPTEDFKAHLSVDESTGSKEWLELGMFLGPGLPGKEQMRANVIKEIMSTERDYIKHLKDICEGYIKQCRKRTDMFSEEQLHTIFGNVEDIYKFQRKFLKMLEKKYNKEQPHLSDIGCCFLEHQVHFQIYSEYCNNHPNACIQLSLLMKASKYVFFFEACRLLQKMIDISLDGFLLTPVQKICKYPLQLAELLKYTNPQHREYKDVEAALNAMKNVARLINERKRRLENIEKIARWQSSIEGWEGADVLSRSSDLIFSGELTKLSLPHARSQQRMFFLFDHQLVYCKKDLLRRDMLYYKGRLDMDHMEVIDVEDGKENHFNISVKNTLKLRSLSGDEVHLLCAKKPEQKQRWLRALAEERRRVQTDRETGFTLTDDQKKQAILNACKNCLSGKPKVMSRPYYDLVLKQKHPSLPTALPQQHVFISEEPKRKGSTFWHNISRLTPFKK, translated from the exons ATGGGAGCGGTGCTAAGCTGGTTTTCTACTCACTTTGTTATTTTGGTGCTGGATACAGCCTGCACATTGATACACAGAAAA CCTAAAGAGTCCCTTGAAGACCCCACTCGATTATCTAATGGAATAGAAGATTGTAGCTTAGGTGAGAAGGCCTTCAAACTAAGCCAGAAGACGATAGAAGGAAGTTATGAATACCGTAGCAAATCAAGAGAGACCCACCCGGTTTTGGATTCAGAGTTGGAGGATTCTCTGGGTGCCCTGGTGGGACTTGAAGATCTCAAGGTTCAGCCTCCTGCACTTTCTGACACCTTCTGTTTAGTTCAAAATAAAACCAGAAGAATAAAATCACTATCGCTTCAGCACAACCAGAGAAAGGTGTTTGCCATGTGTGTAGCAAAAAACCACAAGGTTGGGAGGGAAAAGTCAGGCAATTGTATACCTTTAAGGTTCAGCACCAGAGACAACCAAGGTTATCCCACAGCGGAGAATCCCAAATTACCAAAAGACCAACATCAATCAAGCACCAATCAAGTCAGTGAAACAATAGAGCATAATTGTTTGCATgtacaaaatacaaacaaacctGCAACCTTTAATTCAAAG ATTAAAACCAGAGTTACCACTGGACCCAATAAGGCGTTTGGACGATTGTCCCTCAAGGATCACTGTTTCTCACAGAGCACCCCGGTCGGTCTGGATTGTCTGGGTTGGAGAAAACACATTTCAAACTATT CATCTCTGCCTGATGGCGCCTCCCACAAATCGAGGTCTGGAGAAGAGCTGGGCAGTGAGGAAGACTTGTTATATGAAGAATTCTGCAGTTCTGCTCACTGTTTTGGACACCCGGGAGGAGGTGGGGGAGAACAGCTGGCTGTCAAtgag CTTATCAGCGATGGCAATGTGGTGTACGCCGAGGCACTCTGGGATCACGTCACCATGGATGACCAAGAACTCGGCTTTAAGGCCGGTGATGTCATCGAAGTCGTGGATGCCACCAACAAAGAGTGGTGGTGGGGTCGGATCGTAGACAACGAGGGATGGTTCCCGGCCTGCTTTGTCCGG TTGCGTGTGAACCAGGACGAGCCCACCGAGGATTTCAAAGCTCACCTATCGGTGGACGAGTCCACCGGAAGCAAAGAATGGCTTGAACTCGGAATGTTCTTGGGGCCTGGATTGCCCGGGAAAGAGCAGATGAGGGCAAATGTTATCAAAGAGATCATGAGCACAGAACGAGATTACATCAAGCACCTTAAAGACATCTGTGAG gGTTATATCAAACAGTGCCGCAAGAGGACTGACATGTTCTCCGAAGAGCAGCTTCATACCATCTTTGGCAACGTGGAAGACATCTACAAGTTCCAGAGGAAGTTCCTCAAGATGCTCGAGAAGAAGTACAACAAAGAGCAACCACACCTTAGTGATATTGGCTGCTGCTTCCTTGAACAT CAAGTACATTTTCAGATCTACTCCGAGTACTGCAACAATCATCCCAACGCCTGCATCCAGCTCTCCTTGCTTATGAAGGCGAGCAAGTACGTGTTCTTCTTTGAGGCCTGTCGACTACTCCAGAAGATGATTGACATTTCTCTGGATGGATTCTTGCTCACGCCGGTTCAGAAGATCTGCAAGTATCCGTTGCAGCTAGCTGAGCTGCTCAAATATACCAACCCGCAGCACAG GGAGTATAAAGATGTGGAGGCTGCCCTAAACGCAATGAAGAATGTAGCCAGGCTCATCAACGAGAGGAAACGACGTCTTGAGAATATCGAAAAAATCGCCCGATGGCAGAGTTCCATCGAGGGCTGGGAG GGTGCAGATGTTCTAAGCAGGAGCTCTGATCTTATCTTCTCTGGAGAGTTGACCAAACTGTCTCTGCCACATGCCAGGAGTCAACAGCGAATGTTTTTCCTGTTTGACCATCAACTAGTGTATTGCAAAAAG GATCTCTTGCGCCGGGACATGTTATATTATAAAGGTCGTCTGGATATGGACCACATGGAGGTGATAGATGTTGAGGATGGAAAAGAGAATCACTTTAACATCAGTGTAAAAAACACCCTGAAGCTGCGATCGCTATCTGGTGATGAGGTCCACCTCCTTTGCGCCAAGAAGCCTGAACAAAAACAACGATGGCTTCGAGCGCTCGCTGAAGAGAGGAGGCGGGTCCAGACCGACCGGGAAACAG gttTTACGCTCACTGATGATCAGAAAAAACAGGCCATTCTAAATgcctgcaaaaactgtctatccggGAAACCCAAAG TGATGAGCAGACCCTACTACGACTTAGTTCTGAAACAGAAACACCCGTCCCTACCCACGGCCTTACCGCAACAGCACGTCTTCATTTCAGAGGAACCCAAACGCAAAGGTTCGACTTTCTGGCACAATATCAGCAGACTGACACCATTTAAGAAATAA
- the LOC125986255 gene encoding rho guanine nucleotide exchange factor 4 isoform X2 produces MRTHQTSEGSAPLPKDSCGSSGSSGESPGSECHGASLTSGIMDSMVDAGLGVGGCIRGFEGSLSGTLRGVLSRYWSLESLHSTTASLPDGASHKSRSGEELGSEEDLLYEEFCSSAHCFGHPGGGGGEQLAVNELISDGNVVYAEALWDHVTMDDQELGFKAGDVIEVVDATNKEWWWGRIVDNEGWFPACFVRLRVNQDEPTEDFKAHLSVDESTGSKEWLELGMFLGPGLPGKEQMRANVIKEIMSTERDYIKHLKDICEGYIKQCRKRTDMFSEEQLHTIFGNVEDIYKFQRKFLKMLEKKYNKEQPHLSDIGCCFLEHQVHFQIYSEYCNNHPNACIQLSLLMKASKYVFFFEACRLLQKMIDISLDGFLLTPVQKICKYPLQLAELLKYTNPQHREYKDVEAALNAMKNVARLINERKRRLENIEKIARWQSSIEGWEGADVLSRSSDLIFSGELTKLSLPHARSQQRMFFLFDHQLVYCKKDLLRRDMLYYKGRLDMDHMEVIDVEDGKENHFNISVKNTLKLRSLSGDEVHLLCAKKPEQKQRWLRALAEERRRVQTDRETGFTLTDDQKKQAILNACKNCLSGKPKVMSRPYYDLVLKQKHPSLPTALPQQHVFISEEPKRKGSTFWHNISRLTPFKK; encoded by the exons ATGCGGACCCATCAAACGTCAGAAGGGAGTGCACCCCTGCCCAAGGACAGTTGTGGTAGCAGCGGCAGCTCAGGGGAGTCGCCTGGGTCCGAATGTCATGGAGCATCACTGACAAGCGGAATTATGGACAGCATGGTGGACGCTGGTCTTGGGGTTGGTGGATGTATCAGGGGATTTGAAGGTAGCCTGAGCGGCACTTTGAGGGGTGTCCTGTCTCGGTACTGGAGCTTGGAGAGTCTCCACTCCACCACAG CATCTCTGCCTGATGGCGCCTCCCACAAATCGAGGTCTGGAGAAGAGCTGGGCAGTGAGGAAGACTTGTTATATGAAGAATTCTGCAGTTCTGCTCACTGTTTTGGACACCCGGGAGGAGGTGGGGGAGAACAGCTGGCTGTCAAtgag CTTATCAGCGATGGCAATGTGGTGTACGCCGAGGCACTCTGGGATCACGTCACCATGGATGACCAAGAACTCGGCTTTAAGGCCGGTGATGTCATCGAAGTCGTGGATGCCACCAACAAAGAGTGGTGGTGGGGTCGGATCGTAGACAACGAGGGATGGTTCCCGGCCTGCTTTGTCCGG TTGCGTGTGAACCAGGACGAGCCCACCGAGGATTTCAAAGCTCACCTATCGGTGGACGAGTCCACCGGAAGCAAAGAATGGCTTGAACTCGGAATGTTCTTGGGGCCTGGATTGCCCGGGAAAGAGCAGATGAGGGCAAATGTTATCAAAGAGATCATGAGCACAGAACGAGATTACATCAAGCACCTTAAAGACATCTGTGAG gGTTATATCAAACAGTGCCGCAAGAGGACTGACATGTTCTCCGAAGAGCAGCTTCATACCATCTTTGGCAACGTGGAAGACATCTACAAGTTCCAGAGGAAGTTCCTCAAGATGCTCGAGAAGAAGTACAACAAAGAGCAACCACACCTTAGTGATATTGGCTGCTGCTTCCTTGAACAT CAAGTACATTTTCAGATCTACTCCGAGTACTGCAACAATCATCCCAACGCCTGCATCCAGCTCTCCTTGCTTATGAAGGCGAGCAAGTACGTGTTCTTCTTTGAGGCCTGTCGACTACTCCAGAAGATGATTGACATTTCTCTGGATGGATTCTTGCTCACGCCGGTTCAGAAGATCTGCAAGTATCCGTTGCAGCTAGCTGAGCTGCTCAAATATACCAACCCGCAGCACAG GGAGTATAAAGATGTGGAGGCTGCCCTAAACGCAATGAAGAATGTAGCCAGGCTCATCAACGAGAGGAAACGACGTCTTGAGAATATCGAAAAAATCGCCCGATGGCAGAGTTCCATCGAGGGCTGGGAG GGTGCAGATGTTCTAAGCAGGAGCTCTGATCTTATCTTCTCTGGAGAGTTGACCAAACTGTCTCTGCCACATGCCAGGAGTCAACAGCGAATGTTTTTCCTGTTTGACCATCAACTAGTGTATTGCAAAAAG GATCTCTTGCGCCGGGACATGTTATATTATAAAGGTCGTCTGGATATGGACCACATGGAGGTGATAGATGTTGAGGATGGAAAAGAGAATCACTTTAACATCAGTGTAAAAAACACCCTGAAGCTGCGATCGCTATCTGGTGATGAGGTCCACCTCCTTTGCGCCAAGAAGCCTGAACAAAAACAACGATGGCTTCGAGCGCTCGCTGAAGAGAGGAGGCGGGTCCAGACCGACCGGGAAACAG gttTTACGCTCACTGATGATCAGAAAAAACAGGCCATTCTAAATgcctgcaaaaactgtctatccggGAAACCCAAAG TGATGAGCAGACCCTACTACGACTTAGTTCTGAAACAGAAACACCCGTCCCTACCCACGGCCTTACCGCAACAGCACGTCTTCATTTCAGAGGAACCCAAACGCAAAGGTTCGACTTTCTGGCACAATATCAGCAGACTGACACCATTTAAGAAATAA